A window of Phycodurus eques isolate BA_2022a chromosome 5, UOR_Pequ_1.1, whole genome shotgun sequence contains these coding sequences:
- the LOC133403225 gene encoding forkhead box protein P2-like isoform X2 codes for MPESSRVAHQNQEGGHLHSGGDDAAEAGGTVDSLYLKQVSLAMAAPRQVTRTLSSGQLQALMQHKQQAIILHQHHLKEFYKKQQQINTQLLQQQPAKKSKELLAQQLALQQLLHIQQHLHFQHQQSVCSSAANISSVESKHVWKEMTAEEEDENTKCDHNGADKKKTIDERQTRDLLSCCPQNCSSEADLTTINVLYGHGVCNWPGCESICQNYSKFVKHMHCEHTLDDRSAAQCRVQMQVVHQLEIQLLKERERLRAMTAHLQLTPTAESNSAPTGSHLTPRDTSVDPLCPQSSSVTCNSPSLSPPHLLAPVAAPLQEGPPRTSCAGAMRHRHHRLAYSSEKEHDLSKNADIRPPFTYATLIRQAILESADTELTLNEIYTWFTRTFAFFRRNAATWKNAVRHNLSLHRCFVRVENAKGGVWTVDEAEYQRRRSQKMAGSPLLMDLGSVLNASLQTTFTDAASPGFKCGNGKSLESPAQLCHLNMLHTHHRESVMGNNGGPQLDGTRINDKDLL; via the exons ATGCCCGAGTCTTCTCGTGTAGCTCATCAAAACCAAGAAGGCGGTCACCTCCATTCCGGGGGAGACGACGCAGCAGAAGCAGGAGGCACTGTGGATAGTCTTTATCTTAAACAG GTCTCCCTCGCCATGGCGGCTCCTCGTCAGGTGACGCGGACTCTGTCCTCCGGTCAGCTGCAAGCTCTGATGCAGCACAAACAGCAGGCCATCATCCTCCACCAG CATCATCTCAAAGAGTTTTACAAGAAACAGCAGCAGATCAACACGCAGTTGCTTCAGCAGCAGCCGGCAAAGAAAAGCAAAGAG CTCCTCGCACAGCAGCTGGCGCTCCAGCAGCTCCTGCACATCCAACAGCATCTTCATTTTCAGCATCAGCAGTCAGTCTGTTCCTCTGCAG cTAATATCAGCTCTGTGGAGTCAAAGCACGTTTGGAAGGAGATGAcggcagaagaagaagacgaaaacACCAAGTGCGATCATAACGGCGCtgataaaaagaagacaattgaTGAGAGACAGACGCGCGACCTCCTGTCATGTTGTCCTCAAAATTG CTCAAGTGAAGCTGACTTAACGACGATAAATGTCCTCTACGGTCACGGCGTGTGCAACTGGCCAGGGTGTGAGTCCATCTGCCAAAACTACAGCAAGTTTGTAAA gcacaTGCACTGCGAGCACACACTGGATGACAGAAGTGCAGCTCAGTGCCGAGTCCAGATGCAAGTGGTTCATCAGTTGGAGATTCAG CTCCTCAAAGAACGAGAGCGTCTGCGAGCGATGACTGCTCACCTTCAGCTGACGCCCACTGCAGAATCCAACTCTGCACCCACGGGATCGCATTTGACCCCACGAGACACGTCAGTCGACCCGCTCTGTCCTCAG TCCAGCTCGGTCACCTGCAACTCGCCCTCGCTGAGTCCTCCTCACCTTCTGGCCCCCGTCGCCGCCCCGCTGCAGGAAGGACCCCCTCGTACGTCGTGTGCTGGGGCCATGAGACACCGCCATCACCGGTTGGCCTACTCATCAG AAAAAGAACATGATCTCTCCAAGAACGCTGACATCAGACCACCTTTTACATACGCAACCTTAATAAGACAG GCCATCCTAGAATCAGCAGACACAGAGCTAACACTAAACGAGATCTATACTTGGTTCACGAGGACCTTCGCCTTTTTCCGCCGCAATGCCGCAACGTGGAAG AATGCTGTGCGCCACAACCTGAGCTTGCACAGATGCTTCGTGCGCGTGGAGAACGCGAAAGGCGGCGTGTGGACGGTGGACGAGGCGGAATACCAGCGGCGGAGATCCCAGAAGATGGCGGG GAGTCCACTATTGATGGACCTCGGGTCCGTTTTGAACGCCAGCTTACAG ACGACATTTACAGACGCAGCATCGCCGGGTTTCAAGTGCGGCAATGGAAAAAGTTTGGAGTCGCCCGCACAACT GTGTCATTTGAACATGTTACACACTCACCATCGAGAATCCGTGATGGGAAACAATGGCGGTCCGCAACTTGACGGGACTCGAATCAACGACAAAGACTTGCTGTGA
- the LOC133403225 gene encoding forkhead box protein P2-like isoform X3, protein MPESSRVAHQNQEGGHLHSGGDDAAEAGGTVDSLYLKQHHLKEFYKKQQQINTQLLQQQPAKKSKELLAQQLALQQLLHIQQHLHFQHQQSVCSSAANISSVESKHVWKEMTAEEEDENTKCDHNGADKKKTIDERQTRDLLSCCPQNCSSEADLTTINVLYGHGVCNWPGCESICQNYSKFVKHMHCEHTLDDRSAAQCRVQMQVVHQLEIQLLKERERLRAMTAHLQLTPTAESNSAPTGSHLTPRDTSVDPLCPQSSSVTCNSPSLSPPHLLAPVAAPLQEGPPRTSCAGAMRHRHHRLAYSSEKEHDLSKNADIRPPFTYATLIRQAILESADTELTLNEIYTWFTRTFAFFRRNAATWKAGKNVVFKNNTVHVTCSGSECCAPQPELAQMLRARGERERRRVDGGRGGIPAAEIPEDGGESTIDGPRVRFERQLTDDIYRRSIAGFQVRQWKKFGVARTTVSFEHVTHSPSRIRDGKQWRSAT, encoded by the exons ATGCCCGAGTCTTCTCGTGTAGCTCATCAAAACCAAGAAGGCGGTCACCTCCATTCCGGGGGAGACGACGCAGCAGAAGCAGGAGGCACTGTGGATAGTCTTTATCTTAAACAG CATCATCTCAAAGAGTTTTACAAGAAACAGCAGCAGATCAACACGCAGTTGCTTCAGCAGCAGCCGGCAAAGAAAAGCAAAGAG CTCCTCGCACAGCAGCTGGCGCTCCAGCAGCTCCTGCACATCCAACAGCATCTTCATTTTCAGCATCAGCAGTCAGTCTGTTCCTCTGCAG cTAATATCAGCTCTGTGGAGTCAAAGCACGTTTGGAAGGAGATGAcggcagaagaagaagacgaaaacACCAAGTGCGATCATAACGGCGCtgataaaaagaagacaattgaTGAGAGACAGACGCGCGACCTCCTGTCATGTTGTCCTCAAAATTG CTCAAGTGAAGCTGACTTAACGACGATAAATGTCCTCTACGGTCACGGCGTGTGCAACTGGCCAGGGTGTGAGTCCATCTGCCAAAACTACAGCAAGTTTGTAAA gcacaTGCACTGCGAGCACACACTGGATGACAGAAGTGCAGCTCAGTGCCGAGTCCAGATGCAAGTGGTTCATCAGTTGGAGATTCAG CTCCTCAAAGAACGAGAGCGTCTGCGAGCGATGACTGCTCACCTTCAGCTGACGCCCACTGCAGAATCCAACTCTGCACCCACGGGATCGCATTTGACCCCACGAGACACGTCAGTCGACCCGCTCTGTCCTCAG TCCAGCTCGGTCACCTGCAACTCGCCCTCGCTGAGTCCTCCTCACCTTCTGGCCCCCGTCGCCGCCCCGCTGCAGGAAGGACCCCCTCGTACGTCGTGTGCTGGGGCCATGAGACACCGCCATCACCGGTTGGCCTACTCATCAG AAAAAGAACATGATCTCTCCAAGAACGCTGACATCAGACCACCTTTTACATACGCAACCTTAATAAGACAG GCCATCCTAGAATCAGCAGACACAGAGCTAACACTAAACGAGATCTATACTTGGTTCACGAGGACCTTCGCCTTTTTCCGCCGCAATGCCGCAACGTGGAAG GCTGGTAAAAATGTAGTCTTTAAGAATAACACAGTACATGTCACATGTTCTGGGTCAGAATGCTGTGCGCCACAACCTGAGCTTGCACAGATGCTTCGTGCGCGTGGAGAACGCGAAAGGCGGCGTGTGGACGGTGGACGAGGCGGAATACCAGCGGCGGAGATCCCAGAAGATGGCGGG GAGTCCACTATTGATGGACCTCGGGTCCGTTTTGAACGCCAGCTTACAG ACGACATTTACAGACGCAGCATCGCCGGGTTTCAAGTGCGGCAATGGAAAAAGTTTGGAGTCGCCCGCACAACT GTGTCATTTGAACATGTTACACACTCACCATCGAGAATCCGTGATGGGAAACAATGGCGGTCCGCAACTTGA
- the LOC133403225 gene encoding forkhead box protein P2-like isoform X1 — MPESSRVAHQNQEGGHLHSGGDDAAEAGGTVDSLYLKQVSLAMAAPRQVTRTLSSGQLQALMQHKQQAIILHQHHLKEFYKKQQQINTQLLQQQPAKKSKELLAQQLALQQLLHIQQHLHFQHQQSVCSSAANISSVESKHVWKEMTAEEEDENTKCDHNGADKKKTIDERQTRDLLSCCPQNCSSEADLTTINVLYGHGVCNWPGCESICQNYSKFVKHMHCEHTLDDRSAAQCRVQMQVVHQLEIQLLKERERLRAMTAHLQLTPTAESNSAPTGSHLTPRDTSVDPLCPQSSSVTCNSPSLSPPHLLAPVAAPLQEGPPRTSCAGAMRHRHHRLAYSSEKEHDLSKNADIRPPFTYATLIRQAILESADTELTLNEIYTWFTRTFAFFRRNAATWKAGKNVVFKNNTVHVTCSGSECCAPQPELAQMLRARGERERRRVDGGRGGIPAAEIPEDGGESTIDGPRVRFERQLTDDIYRRSIAGFQVRQWKKFGVARTTVSFEHVTHSPSRIRDGKQWRSAT, encoded by the exons ATGCCCGAGTCTTCTCGTGTAGCTCATCAAAACCAAGAAGGCGGTCACCTCCATTCCGGGGGAGACGACGCAGCAGAAGCAGGAGGCACTGTGGATAGTCTTTATCTTAAACAG GTCTCCCTCGCCATGGCGGCTCCTCGTCAGGTGACGCGGACTCTGTCCTCCGGTCAGCTGCAAGCTCTGATGCAGCACAAACAGCAGGCCATCATCCTCCACCAG CATCATCTCAAAGAGTTTTACAAGAAACAGCAGCAGATCAACACGCAGTTGCTTCAGCAGCAGCCGGCAAAGAAAAGCAAAGAG CTCCTCGCACAGCAGCTGGCGCTCCAGCAGCTCCTGCACATCCAACAGCATCTTCATTTTCAGCATCAGCAGTCAGTCTGTTCCTCTGCAG cTAATATCAGCTCTGTGGAGTCAAAGCACGTTTGGAAGGAGATGAcggcagaagaagaagacgaaaacACCAAGTGCGATCATAACGGCGCtgataaaaagaagacaattgaTGAGAGACAGACGCGCGACCTCCTGTCATGTTGTCCTCAAAATTG CTCAAGTGAAGCTGACTTAACGACGATAAATGTCCTCTACGGTCACGGCGTGTGCAACTGGCCAGGGTGTGAGTCCATCTGCCAAAACTACAGCAAGTTTGTAAA gcacaTGCACTGCGAGCACACACTGGATGACAGAAGTGCAGCTCAGTGCCGAGTCCAGATGCAAGTGGTTCATCAGTTGGAGATTCAG CTCCTCAAAGAACGAGAGCGTCTGCGAGCGATGACTGCTCACCTTCAGCTGACGCCCACTGCAGAATCCAACTCTGCACCCACGGGATCGCATTTGACCCCACGAGACACGTCAGTCGACCCGCTCTGTCCTCAG TCCAGCTCGGTCACCTGCAACTCGCCCTCGCTGAGTCCTCCTCACCTTCTGGCCCCCGTCGCCGCCCCGCTGCAGGAAGGACCCCCTCGTACGTCGTGTGCTGGGGCCATGAGACACCGCCATCACCGGTTGGCCTACTCATCAG AAAAAGAACATGATCTCTCCAAGAACGCTGACATCAGACCACCTTTTACATACGCAACCTTAATAAGACAG GCCATCCTAGAATCAGCAGACACAGAGCTAACACTAAACGAGATCTATACTTGGTTCACGAGGACCTTCGCCTTTTTCCGCCGCAATGCCGCAACGTGGAAG GCTGGTAAAAATGTAGTCTTTAAGAATAACACAGTACATGTCACATGTTCTGGGTCAGAATGCTGTGCGCCACAACCTGAGCTTGCACAGATGCTTCGTGCGCGTGGAGAACGCGAAAGGCGGCGTGTGGACGGTGGACGAGGCGGAATACCAGCGGCGGAGATCCCAGAAGATGGCGGG GAGTCCACTATTGATGGACCTCGGGTCCGTTTTGAACGCCAGCTTACAG ACGACATTTACAGACGCAGCATCGCCGGGTTTCAAGTGCGGCAATGGAAAAAGTTTGGAGTCGCCCGCACAACT GTGTCATTTGAACATGTTACACACTCACCATCGAGAATCCGTGATGGGAAACAATGGCGGTCCGCAACTTGA
- the LOC133403225 gene encoding forkhead box protein P2-like isoform X4, whose amino-acid sequence MAAPRQVTRTLSSGQLQALMQHKQQAIILHQHHLKEFYKKQQQINTQLLQQQPAKKSKELLAQQLALQQLLHIQQHLHFQHQQSVCSSAANISSVESKHVWKEMTAEEEDENTKCDHNGADKKKTIDERQTRDLLSCCPQNCSSEADLTTINVLYGHGVCNWPGCESICQNYSKFVKHMHCEHTLDDRSAAQCRVQMQVVHQLEIQLLKERERLRAMTAHLQLTPTAESNSAPTGSHLTPRDTSVDPLCPQSSSVTCNSPSLSPPHLLAPVAAPLQEGPPRTSCAGAMRHRHHRLAYSSEKEHDLSKNADIRPPFTYATLIRQAILESADTELTLNEIYTWFTRTFAFFRRNAATWKAGKNVVFKNNTVHVTCSGSECCAPQPELAQMLRARGERERRRVDGGRGGIPAAEIPEDGGESTIDGPRVRFERQLTDDIYRRSIAGFQVRQWKKFGVARTTVSFEHVTHSPSRIRDGKQWRSAT is encoded by the exons ATGGCGGCTCCTCGTCAGGTGACGCGGACTCTGTCCTCCGGTCAGCTGCAAGCTCTGATGCAGCACAAACAGCAGGCCATCATCCTCCACCAG CATCATCTCAAAGAGTTTTACAAGAAACAGCAGCAGATCAACACGCAGTTGCTTCAGCAGCAGCCGGCAAAGAAAAGCAAAGAG CTCCTCGCACAGCAGCTGGCGCTCCAGCAGCTCCTGCACATCCAACAGCATCTTCATTTTCAGCATCAGCAGTCAGTCTGTTCCTCTGCAG cTAATATCAGCTCTGTGGAGTCAAAGCACGTTTGGAAGGAGATGAcggcagaagaagaagacgaaaacACCAAGTGCGATCATAACGGCGCtgataaaaagaagacaattgaTGAGAGACAGACGCGCGACCTCCTGTCATGTTGTCCTCAAAATTG CTCAAGTGAAGCTGACTTAACGACGATAAATGTCCTCTACGGTCACGGCGTGTGCAACTGGCCAGGGTGTGAGTCCATCTGCCAAAACTACAGCAAGTTTGTAAA gcacaTGCACTGCGAGCACACACTGGATGACAGAAGTGCAGCTCAGTGCCGAGTCCAGATGCAAGTGGTTCATCAGTTGGAGATTCAG CTCCTCAAAGAACGAGAGCGTCTGCGAGCGATGACTGCTCACCTTCAGCTGACGCCCACTGCAGAATCCAACTCTGCACCCACGGGATCGCATTTGACCCCACGAGACACGTCAGTCGACCCGCTCTGTCCTCAG TCCAGCTCGGTCACCTGCAACTCGCCCTCGCTGAGTCCTCCTCACCTTCTGGCCCCCGTCGCCGCCCCGCTGCAGGAAGGACCCCCTCGTACGTCGTGTGCTGGGGCCATGAGACACCGCCATCACCGGTTGGCCTACTCATCAG AAAAAGAACATGATCTCTCCAAGAACGCTGACATCAGACCACCTTTTACATACGCAACCTTAATAAGACAG GCCATCCTAGAATCAGCAGACACAGAGCTAACACTAAACGAGATCTATACTTGGTTCACGAGGACCTTCGCCTTTTTCCGCCGCAATGCCGCAACGTGGAAG GCTGGTAAAAATGTAGTCTTTAAGAATAACACAGTACATGTCACATGTTCTGGGTCAGAATGCTGTGCGCCACAACCTGAGCTTGCACAGATGCTTCGTGCGCGTGGAGAACGCGAAAGGCGGCGTGTGGACGGTGGACGAGGCGGAATACCAGCGGCGGAGATCCCAGAAGATGGCGGG GAGTCCACTATTGATGGACCTCGGGTCCGTTTTGAACGCCAGCTTACAG ACGACATTTACAGACGCAGCATCGCCGGGTTTCAAGTGCGGCAATGGAAAAAGTTTGGAGTCGCCCGCACAACT GTGTCATTTGAACATGTTACACACTCACCATCGAGAATCCGTGATGGGAAACAATGGCGGTCCGCAACTTGA
- the LOC133403225 gene encoding forkhead box protein P2-like isoform X5: MACWKIFLENPSITTVTFLAHHLKEFYKKQQQINTQLLQQQPAKKSKELLAQQLALQQLLHIQQHLHFQHQQSVCSSAANISSVESKHVWKEMTAEEEDENTKCDHNGADKKKTIDERQTRDLLSCCPQNCSSEADLTTINVLYGHGVCNWPGCESICQNYSKFVKHMHCEHTLDDRSAAQCRVQMQVVHQLEIQLLKERERLRAMTAHLQLTPTAESNSAPTGSHLTPRDTSVDPLCPQSSSVTCNSPSLSPPHLLAPVAAPLQEGPPRTSCAGAMRHRHHRLAYSSEKEHDLSKNADIRPPFTYATLIRQAILESADTELTLNEIYTWFTRTFAFFRRNAATWKAGKNVVFKNNTVHVTCSGSECCAPQPELAQMLRARGERERRRVDGGRGGIPAAEIPEDGGESTIDGPRVRFERQLTDDIYRRSIAGFQVRQWKKFGVARTTVSFEHVTHSPSRIRDGKQWRSAT, encoded by the exons ATGGCATGCTGGAAAATCTTCCTTGAAAATCCTTCAATCACCACCGTAACCTTTCTGGCA CATCATCTCAAAGAGTTTTACAAGAAACAGCAGCAGATCAACACGCAGTTGCTTCAGCAGCAGCCGGCAAAGAAAAGCAAAGAG CTCCTCGCACAGCAGCTGGCGCTCCAGCAGCTCCTGCACATCCAACAGCATCTTCATTTTCAGCATCAGCAGTCAGTCTGTTCCTCTGCAG cTAATATCAGCTCTGTGGAGTCAAAGCACGTTTGGAAGGAGATGAcggcagaagaagaagacgaaaacACCAAGTGCGATCATAACGGCGCtgataaaaagaagacaattgaTGAGAGACAGACGCGCGACCTCCTGTCATGTTGTCCTCAAAATTG CTCAAGTGAAGCTGACTTAACGACGATAAATGTCCTCTACGGTCACGGCGTGTGCAACTGGCCAGGGTGTGAGTCCATCTGCCAAAACTACAGCAAGTTTGTAAA gcacaTGCACTGCGAGCACACACTGGATGACAGAAGTGCAGCTCAGTGCCGAGTCCAGATGCAAGTGGTTCATCAGTTGGAGATTCAG CTCCTCAAAGAACGAGAGCGTCTGCGAGCGATGACTGCTCACCTTCAGCTGACGCCCACTGCAGAATCCAACTCTGCACCCACGGGATCGCATTTGACCCCACGAGACACGTCAGTCGACCCGCTCTGTCCTCAG TCCAGCTCGGTCACCTGCAACTCGCCCTCGCTGAGTCCTCCTCACCTTCTGGCCCCCGTCGCCGCCCCGCTGCAGGAAGGACCCCCTCGTACGTCGTGTGCTGGGGCCATGAGACACCGCCATCACCGGTTGGCCTACTCATCAG AAAAAGAACATGATCTCTCCAAGAACGCTGACATCAGACCACCTTTTACATACGCAACCTTAATAAGACAG GCCATCCTAGAATCAGCAGACACAGAGCTAACACTAAACGAGATCTATACTTGGTTCACGAGGACCTTCGCCTTTTTCCGCCGCAATGCCGCAACGTGGAAG GCTGGTAAAAATGTAGTCTTTAAGAATAACACAGTACATGTCACATGTTCTGGGTCAGAATGCTGTGCGCCACAACCTGAGCTTGCACAGATGCTTCGTGCGCGTGGAGAACGCGAAAGGCGGCGTGTGGACGGTGGACGAGGCGGAATACCAGCGGCGGAGATCCCAGAAGATGGCGGG GAGTCCACTATTGATGGACCTCGGGTCCGTTTTGAACGCCAGCTTACAG ACGACATTTACAGACGCAGCATCGCCGGGTTTCAAGTGCGGCAATGGAAAAAGTTTGGAGTCGCCCGCACAACT GTGTCATTTGAACATGTTACACACTCACCATCGAGAATCCGTGATGGGAAACAATGGCGGTCCGCAACTTGA